CTtgcataaaatcataaaaactgtaCAAATACCAAAGATACAAGAAGGAATGTCGGCAAGCTGAGCATTTTGATACCAATGTAGGTTTAAAAGagcacaaatatttttgtataaaatgtacaaataccaaaagtactaGCAGGAATGTCCTTAACGAGATTGATACCAAGACTGCAGAAATTGTGATTACGTTTTTACGTGTTAAAAAATGTACGCAATTggaaatatgaaataatttagcattttataacttttaagtttttatctGGATTTATTGTACTATCATCATTTTGTTCCAAGTGTAAAATCAGTTAAAGGTGTTAATACTTCAGCCTTTTGGTCACAAGATTCAGATCTTTTACTAAGCTTGATTCACTGATGGATTCGTCTCTCATGAAAACTTTGTGGGTTTCTCACCGACTATTTTGGCCATGAGGTCCTCGATGTTGTTCTCGGCCCACGCCCACGGCCTGGACCCGTCCGTGTGACCGTGGACTCCTCTGTTTAAAAGACTTTGGAttaaaagcaggaaaagcttGTGTGATTTCACGCTACCATTTGGCGTACATTTTGGCCCACttgtccagctcctcctccagatATTTCCTGGCCATCTTCGGTTGAAGGCCCAGAGAGTTCCCACAGAGGTAGATGCATTCCTCACTGCCGTCTACGAGCGACAGGTCAGCTGCAGAGCCGTGAAAACTCTTCATTCATGCGTCCAAACCCAGACAGAACTTTGTGTTTGTTCGGTTTTTTACTCACAGACAGGAAGATCTGCGATTTTAGGCACCAGGAAATTCTTCCGGAGATCCTGCAGTTCATCGTTTTTGTCAAAGTGAGCAGCAACCTGTGGTGAGGAGGGACTGCAGCCCAGAGAGGAGGACACTTGCTGTACGGCTTCTCTGGGATGTAAACCCACAAACTTGTCCATTTAGGCTGAAACTGCAGTTTGAGGAACTTAATTTTAGCTCCAATATAcattaaactgtaaatatttctgctgtaacctcaaggaaaatgtgttttttagccCTAATTCTCTGTGTTTTCTCTGGATCATCAATATGGAGAACTTTAGATAGCCAAAGGGCGACCCCGACTTAAAGTTGAATATTTATATCCTGGACGGCAAGGACCAGCTTGTTCTCTGAAATCATTAACCAACCCTGTCACACACtcaaaaactctaaagtttGCACCTAGTGTCcgtgaaaatgacattttgacttTAAgaattaccccccccccccaaaaaaaagcaagagaaaccatctaaaaaatgaatgggaCTAAAATCTCAATGTGgctcaaaacacttttttttcctcaaaaccccctaatgaaaccaaaacacgcGTTTTGAATATTTCTAAACTTGGGATGGCCACAGAACCTACagcttttttggccattttgtGACTAAGTGTGAAAATGAgcaatttttacacaaaatgctgaaagaaaagttaattttgatagttttgcacaaaaattcCAAACACACACCACCAGGTTAAGTGTACGACTAGTTTTAattcacctttgacctctggaAGTGGCtaccatcttgaattttccccCAAATTAAACCCCTCTAAGAGATTTCGATCTATCGCTTCCTAACTCCTCAAGCGAAAGTGAGAAGCTACTTGgagtaaaaatgttggaattagaagtttTTTCATGGTGTTACCATGGCGACCTTGCAAAACTAGCACTCCCCATTTGCTCATAGATTTTTTTACCGGAATAATATGAAATTCTAATACatgaatccctggctcaagctgaacagtCATATGATATGACTCTATGAGGAATGTGGTCGATATTAACAAAAaactctgttgctaaggaaatccaaaattttactttagccaattcttctaaaaattacaaagatttgttcgtcacccccagatgacaaaaaaataaaatggttgttatggagataaaccaagagaaaagctgccattttgaaaaaagtgtgtttttttttaccctcaaCAATTTGTCACTTGTGGCCCCGACCAGGGTGGAAAAAAGGGGGGCTGTGGGTAGCCAGTGAGAGAGGGTTAAAAGGAGGGGAGGCATACGACTCCACTTACAgctttaatttgtctttaaatacaCCAAAAATCCCCTTCACATTATTGAAAAGCTCCCGATGTCCTCTGTAGATACCAAAATGAGTTCATTCAGTCAGATTTAGTGGTTGGGAGATATTTAGAAAGGTTCTCTACAGAGGACACATTTGCAAGAGTTAGTGTTTCTccttgttttgtatttgttcatttaagaGGAAATGCTCATCAGAGTCAAGTGCAGTTCGTACGTCGGTATTTGACGAGTTAATTTGATTGAAACATCTAAACAGCTCTATGTAGAACGTAGAAATGTAGAAGCTTccgtttttttcttcagctgtgctgtttcaaaaatgttcttatcAGAAAGTGAAAGTTGTGCAAAAATCTGAAACTCACATGCTCTTCCTGTCAGGCCTTGTCTCTGGAGGCAACAGTCAGACAGACTGAGACAGTCCTCAGAAAGACCTTCAGCCCCTCCAGATCTACTGTCCGGTTAATGATTGTTGTGTTCGCTTCAAAGCATGCAGCTAAACTGATCACTCACTAAAGTCCTGTCACGTGCAGCCGCAGTTCTTCCCCTTTTTTTGTCCCAACGTTTGGGTAAAGAAACAGTTCTGCTGAACATCTGATTTGTTGATAAGCGGATGTGGAACCACGTGGCAGAAGGATTTCTGAGCTTCTGGCACAAAGGACAGCGCTCAGGCTGACTTTGAACCATCAACATTCATGATTTCCACTCCGAGGGGTCGGGAACGGAAAGAACTTGTTGGGTTGGAGTTTTTTGGGGTGGAgccaagaagaaaaaactttattgatgcattaaaatctattttcagttcagttttatgACTTGTTATTTCCCTTGTCTGATGTCCTAGTGGTGTAGACCTTCAAAGCTGTAAGAATCATAAGCTTTTCTCAAAGGAACTCAAAGGACATACACAAAAACTTCACAAACCCAATGATTAAGAGACCGTAGAACATTTCATTGGTGAGTTTCTGTCAAGCTCAAAGGTTGACAGTTTAGTTCTTGAGCTGTATAGTTTCAAAGCTCATGGTCAAAGTCAAAAGCACCATGAACAGTGTTGTTGAGTAACCATGTCACCATAATGTTCATATACTTAAAATCCAAGTATTTTACAACTAGAAGTCATGATTCAGACAGGAAACTAGTGACTAAGCATCAGCAAGTCCAGCCACTCTCAGCAAGTCCCATAACCCCCTACTCTCACTTCAAGAGACGTTTCCTTTCTTGATCCAGACCTGGTGACAAGCAGGACTGGAACCCCTGCACAGCACCAATGGCGTTTTAGAGTCGCACTACACAAGTCCTTCTCACTTAGAATGTTCTCGTGGCGCTTTTGACTTTGAGGTTTCGGCAGTGAGATTTAAAAGTGTACAACCCTAGAAGTAAACTCACAATCTTTGGGTTTGACGGCTGTATACCGACTGTGTGAGTTAGTTCTTGAAGCTTTTGAATTCCTTTAGGAAAAGTTCAAGATCTGGCATTTGAACCTTGAGTAACAGAATTTCAGAATCTCTCAGACAAGCCTTCCACACTTTAGAAAGTTCCCATGGCACTTTTGACTTTGAAGATATAACTTGGGGCTATAAATCCAACCAACTCGAGGAACTAACAACCTTTGAGTTTGACAACAGTCCACAAACCGTGAGAGCTATACAAACTGTACGGAAGagcattttaaaagcttttcatcTTCTATTTTTAGTTCCTTTAACCCTCGTGccctcttatggggtccagatgaccccagggttagcccttccatgacaaaggtggacaagatttcatgtctgtcattggacaccagtaaagatcgacaatcattggagaaaaaaaaaagttcagcgcactcttgtggggtccagacgaccccacttttaatgtaaacaagccaaggagagcggaagggttaccccttgtgctatccaagaTATGTTGagagtagggtcatctggaccccacaagactttcttttccaaggattttttatcttcactggtgtctgtggaaggcatgaaatcctgtccataTTTGTcgtgggatggataacacgtcaatgtaagccttgggtcatctagaccccataagatagcacaaggccTATGAAAAGCTTGTGTATCTAGGAACCTTGAAGATCTGAGCTATTGTCTCTATGTACTTGTTATCTTCAGAGAAGTCTGTAGTTTCTAGGTTCTCTGTGGTTCTTCAAAGGTCTGTGGAACCCAGAACTAGAACCTGGTTTGTGGTTCATGGTTACGAGGAAAAAGACACAAAGTTTGTTGATATGCAGCATCTTTATTGAATCCAGGAACTGTAGGTCTTCCTCTCACGGCTGGAGTTTCCTCCGGAATCGTAGGACTGCCAAGCGCTCGTTTGCGGCTCTCGCGGACAAGCAGGACACCCCCTGCAGGCCGGACTCCCCCAGCACCCGGATGATCTCCTCTGCCGGGATGGAAATGTTAAGGTGGAAGGGGCTTCAATGATCAGATATTCTTCTGCTCTGTAACAAACCTGGATCGTTCTCGGCGATGGTGATGAGGTAAAAGACACCCTTTAAGGACAAAAGCTCCCCAACCAGAGGCAGGAATCGGTCCGTCACCTCTCTGCCCCGCTCTCCGCCCGCCCAGGCGGCTTCAATCCCCCTGCTGCCcacctggaagaaaaaaatacaacaattcaCTTTGAGGTTTAACCGTCTGCAATGCAAACTGTACACACCCACCTCCTCTGAAGGAGTGACCACGTAAGGAGGGTTGAAGAGAAGGACGTCCACCTTCCCGCTCAGCTGAGGAAGAAGACTCTCCACCTGACATGGGAACATGCACCAATCTCAAACTGCGACCATGACGTGGGGTATTGCTGAAGGTCGTACCAGGTCTGTGACGACAGGCTGCAGGGAGACGCCATTGCAGGACGCCGTCGTTGCTGTGCactcagctgctgcaggattCACGTCTGTGCATCTGAGGACGACAAACATCTCAGACTTTACAAGCTTCAGGTCAGCTGCATCAGTGAGGTGGAACATTTGGGTGATAAAAGagcatttgtcaaaataaaacatttgtgttatGGTTGCTTATGtaagaaaacattgtttttaaaaaggaaatttgatcattttaggaCAGCAGTGACATCTGCTGGGCAACTGAAGCTATTACAACGATACATTcaaacaatgcaaaaatattcttCATAATAAAACTACACTTTTCCAGGTTTTTTGAACAATCGAACAGTTTTTTATGATACATCCGTGATCCACAAGGAGGCTGTCCTTCaatctaaaatctaaaactactAAAGTCATATTTATCTctaatatttataaaagcagGACTCTGCTGCTTCTAGATCATTCAATTTGATGCACCAAGGATGCTTCTGGAAATGTCTTTCATAGTAAATAATCCAACAATGCACAATTTTTAAGAAACTTAGTTCATTTGGCTATAAAACATCACCAAAAATAAAGTGACGTAACAGCAAGTCCACTGTTTTACTCTTTGTTTTAccatacattttataaaaaaataaaaaacatgccTGTCTTAATCATTTAATGTATGCAATTAGCAATTTAATTAgagttataaatgttttaaacaaaataaaacagaataaaaaacaaagaaatgttgtttggataatttttctgttacattttcagtgggtgctgttacgctgtggcgaccccgaaggggataagccgaaagtgaactactactactcGTGATTTGGTTTCTAAAACAGACACAGTGTTTGGGTTTTGGACATGACTCATAATTTGGTTGTTAAGCATGACtgatgatttgattttaaaacatgacttttttttacataacagtatttggtttttaaacatGACTcgggtttttagtttttaacatgacatatgatttgatttttaatatgaTTCGTGATTTGGTTTCTATAAGAGCCACTGTATTTGGGTTTTAAACATGAATTGATTTTAAACATGACtcagggttttatttttaacatatttcagCATTTGGTTTTTAACAGGACTCAGGATCTGGTTTTCAACAAGACTCCGAATTAAACTCGCATTTCTGAACATTATGCTCACATGAACAGAGCCGAGGGTCCGACCACCGATGCCAGGAACGCGGACACGACCCCCGAGCCGCTGCCCACCTCCACACACACGTCCGGGCTGCAAACAGCGGCGACAGCAGCTCCGTGAACAGGAGAAATGAACCACAAACTTTGCgttaaaaatgacatcacaCAGATCTACTTGTTGCTCCGCAGCGCCTCCGCGTCTCTCTCCAGCGCGTTGATGAGCAGGAACGAGTCCTCCGCGGGCTCGTAAACATCCTGGAAGTCCCCGCGGCCAGCGTGGGAATAGTCTGGCGTGGGGAAACTGCTGCACATCACTCCCCACGCGAGTCCCGCAGACTCGCTCACACCGGGAACAATCCGAACATTCCTAGTGTCTGAGTTTCAGCTTGATTTACCCGCACGCTAACATGCTGAACTACTACTTCCTTGTTTtgcagtgacgtcatatccgtcTTCCTCCTTCTTCGCCAACGTCTAAGGTGCTATACTGCCATCTACTGTGCAGGAatgaaaacgtaaaaaaatgtttttagatcaaataaaataataattcaaatgaacatttacaaatgatatatatatatttatgtatatataattttatatcGAGGGAAGTTAACATGTCTGTTCAACCTTTAGCTGAAAACTTCATAACTGAATTATCAcagcagtttatttaaatataaatgtattctcAGGTTTAAAATATGCTGGAAAAAAGGTTCAAAGATGTTTATCAGAAAGTTTCCTTTTGTTtcagttggttaaaaaaatatgggttTCCTTgtagaattttcaaaataaatctttccTTTATTCATTTAGAAATGAAtgtccacagagaaaaaaaatcaaagaaaactaccaaatatctgaaaaacaaactgtagaatttgttttatattttcatgttgagtaaaacagattttttttatcttaaaaaatatttttggggtaattttttgtgtgtttgtgtcacgGCTGTACAGTGAGAACGTGTTTAGTTTCCTTAACCGTCCTCAGATTAAACGCTGATGAAAGTTTAAAcgcttgtgtttgtgtccttCATCACCACAGGAGCAATAACATGGAGCTCTGCAGCGTCTCTAATCAATTCCTCATGCTCTTCAAATTGCATCTGGAGATGCACGTGAGGACGCATGTTAATGACAGGAGCGAGCAGCACAAAGCAGAGCACAGCCCGGgacggaaaaaaataaaaaataaaaaagcggCACCTGATCCAAGCAGCTCTCACCTCAAAATGATGCTCCAACAGGAAACTCTACTGTCATTCAGAGGAAGAAATTCACCTGAAGAGGTCACCTTGACTGTTGAGAAATGAGTTCAGTCTGTTATAGAAACGGTTATTGATTTTAGTTAATTATAAAGAGCTCATCAGTTTAATGTGCATATAATAAGTCCACAGTCTTTTGCGGTTAGGCTCTGAGCTGACTACAGCTTAGGATGAACTTGGACCACACATGAATGAACCCTAGAGGCTGATGGTGGTTAGAAGTCAGATAAAGGATTGCTCCAGGTGGAGAACAGGGTGGAGGAGGGCTAACCATTCatgaatttaaagacaaaaatgattgtgattggctgagaagaaGATGGGCTATTGATAGTGGTGTGTTGTGAACAACCCAGATTACCTGTGACTGAGGTAGCTCTACTTACTGAAGATGTGCCAGTGCTTCAGATGATAGAGCTAaggtgttccacagggctccGTATTTGAGCATCTTCTCTTCCCTTTAAGtgggaaaaaggagaaaaaagatgatAGCAGAGGAAATTATGGTTTAAAGTGATGTATATTCttcattttcagtattttttttcaaccttcattttgtttaaaaaaaactgccttaACTCTTTAAACGCCTGCTAAACCTAACAACAGAACACATTTGGAAAACATACTAAAAGCACCGATTGTGTATATTACTCCCCCAAGaagataagaaaaataaaaaaatatatttttcatttatttttgtcttggtTGGGTAGTTAaccaactatatatatttttttcctatccTAAAATCGtttccagtgctcttttaattttagttatggtgtttttagccaaaattgagCAAGCTTATAGCTTCAAACTAGCATTAGCGACGCAAAAATAATGACAAGCAATATTGAACCAAACAAGCCGTTTAAGCCAGAATTGCATTTCTCTTCACCTAAGCATAAGTGAGCCAGGGTGTGCGCAGGGAGAAGGGACACttaggccccgcccatttcagtagctgcctcattagtctgagctttttcaagcatctggttctCTGATCCATCNNNNNNNNNNNNNNNNNNNNNNNNNNNNNNNNNNNNNNNNNNNNNNNNNNNNNNNNNNNNNNNNNNNNNNNNNNNNNNNNNNNNNNNNNNNNNNNNNNNNNNNNNNNNNNNNNNNNNNNNNNNNNNNNNNNNNNNNNNNNNNNNNNNNNNNNNNNNNNNNNNNNNNNNNNNNNNNNNNNNNNNNNNNNNNNNNNNNNNNNNNNNNNNNNNNNNNNNNNNNNNNNNNNNNNNNNNNNNNNNNNNNNNNNNNNNNNNNNNNNNNNNNNNNNNNNNNNNNNNNNNNNNNNNNNNNNNNNNNNNNNNNNNNNNNNNNNNNNNNNNNNNNNNNNNNNNNNNNNNNNNNNNNNNNNNNNNNNNNNNNNNNNNNNNNNNNNNNNNNNNNNNNNNNNNNNNNNNNNNNNNNNNNNNNNNNNNNNNNNNNNNNNNNNNNNNNNNNNNNNNNNNNNNNNNNNNNNNNNNNNNNNNNNNNNNNNNNNNNNNNNNNNNNNNNNNNNNNNNNNNNNNNNNNNNNNNNNNNNNNNNNNNNNNNNNNNNNNNNNNNNNNNNNNNNNNNNNNNNNNNNNNNNNNNNNNNNNNNNNNNNNNNNNNNNNNNNNNNNNNNNNNNNNNNNNNNNNNNNNNNNNNNNNNNNNNNNNNNNNNNNNNNNNNNNNNNNNNNNNNNNNNNNNNNNNNNNNNNNNNNNNNNNNNNNNNNNNNNNNNNNNNNNNNNNNNNNNNNNNNNNNNNNNNNNNNNNNNNNNNNNNNNNNNNNNNNNNNNNNNNNNNNNNNNNNNNNNNNNNNNNNNNNNNNNNNNNNNNNNNNNNNNNNNNNNNNNNNNNNNNNNNNNNNNNNNNNNNNNNNNNNNNNNNNNNNNNNNNNNNNNNNNNNNNNNNNNNNNNNNNNNNNNNNNNNNNNNNNNNNNNNNNNNNNNNNNNNNNNNNNNNNNNNNNNNNNNNNNNNNNNNNNNNNNNNNNNNNNNNNNNNNNNNNNNNNNNNNNNNNNNNNNNNNNNNNNNNNNNNNNNNNNNNNNNNNNNNNNNNNNNNNNNNNNNNNNNNNNNNNNNNNNNNNNNNNNNNNNNNNNNNNNNNNNNNNNNNNNNNNNNNNNNNNNNNNNNNNNNNNNNNNNNNNNNNNNNNNNNNNNNNNNNNNNNNNNNNNNNNNNNNNNNNNNNNNNNNNNNNNNNNNNNNNNNNNNNNNNNNNNNNNNNNNNNNNNNNNNNNNNNNNNNNNNNNNNNNNNNNNNNNNNNNNNNNNNNNNNNNNNNNNNNNNNNNNNNNNNNNNNNNNNNNNNNNNNNNNNNNNNNNNNNNNNNNNNNNNNNNNNNNNNNNNNNNNNNNNNNNNNNNNNNNNNNNNNNNNNNNNNNNNNNNNNNNNNNNNNNNNNNNNNNNNNNNNNNNNNNNNNNNNNNNNNNNNNNNNNNNNNNNNNNNNNNNNNNNNNNNNNNNNNNNNNNNNNNNNNNNNNNNNNNNNNNNNNNNNNNNNNNNNNNNNNNNNNNNNNNNNNNNNNNNNNNNNNNNNNNNNNNNNNNNNNNNNNNNNNNNNNNNNNNNNNNNNNNNNNNNNNNNNNNNNNNNNNNNNNNNNNNNNNNNNNNNNNNNNNNNNNNNNNNNNNNNNNNNNNNNNNNNNNNNNNNNNNNNNNNNNNNNNNNNNNNNNNNNNNNNNNNNNNNNNNNNNNNNNNNNNNNNNNNNNNNNNNNNNNNNNNNNNNNNNNNNNNNNNNNNNNNNNNNNNNNNNNNNNNNNNNNNNNNNNNNNNNNNNNNNNNNNNNNNNNNNNNNNNNNNNNNNNNNNNNNNNNNNNNNNNNNNNNNNNNNNNNNNNNNNNNNNNNNNNNNNNNNNNNNNNNNNNNNNNNNNNNNNNNNNNNNNNNNNNNNNNNNNNNNNNNNNNNNNNNNNNNNNNNNNNNNNNNNNNNNNNNNNNNNNNNNNNNNNNNNNNNNNNNNNNNNNNNNNNNNNNNNNNNNNNNNNNNNNNNNNNNNNNNNNNNNNNNNNNNNNNNNNNNNNNNNNNNNNNNNNNNNNNNNNNNNNNNNNNNNNNNNNNNNNNNNNNNNNNNNNNNNNNNNNNNNNNNNNNNNNNNNNNNNNNNNNNNNNNNNNNNNNNNNNNNNNNNNNNNNNNNNNNNNNNNNNNNNNNNNNNNNNNNNNNNNNNNNNNNNNNNNNNNNNNNNNNNNNNNNNNNNNNNNNNNNNNNNNNNNNNNNNNNNNNNNNNNNNNNNNNNNNNNNNNNNNNNNNNNNNNNNNNNNNNNNNNNNNNNNNNNNNNNNNNNNNNNNNNNNNNNNNNNNNNNNNNNNNNNNNNNNNNNNNNNNNNNNNNNNNNNNNNNNNNNNNNNNNNNNNNNNNNNNNNNNNNNNNNNNNNNNNNNNNNNNNNNNNNNNNNNNNNNNNNNNNNNNNNNNNNNNNNNNNNNNNNNNNNNNNNNNNNNNNNNNNNNNNNNNNNNNNNNNNNNNNNNNNNNNNNNNNNNNNNNNNNNNNNNNNNNNNNNNNNNNNNNNNNNNNNNNNNNNNNNNNNNNNNNNNNNNNNNNNNNNNNNNNNNNNNNNNNNNNNNNNNNNNNNNNNNNNNNNNNNNNNNNNNNNNNNNNNNNNNNNNNNNNNNNNNNNNNNNNNNNNNNNNNNNNNNNNNNNtttattttcagtatttttttcaaccttcattttgttttaaaaaaaaaaactgccttaaCTCTTTAAACGCCTGCTAAACCTAACAACAGAACACATTTGGAAAACATACTAAAAGCACTGATTGTGTATATTACTCCCCCAAGaagataagaaaaataaaaatatacatttttcatttatttttgtcttggtTGGGTAGTTAaccaactatatatatattttttcctatcATAAAATCGtttccagtgctcttttaattatagttatggtgtttttagccaaaattgagCAAGCTTATAGCTTCAAACTAGCATTAGTGACGCAAAAATAATGACAAGCAATATTGAACCAAACAAGCCGTTTAAGCCAGAATTGCATTTCTCTTCACCTAAGCATAAATGAGCCAGGGTGTGCACAGGGAGAAGGGACACttaggccccgcccatttcagtagctgcctcattagtctgagctttttcaagcatctggttctctgatccatcagaatttaaattaagaaatactcaggaatggagttttagtcataaattattttatataggccATCTACTGTGAGAAAAACGCTATAAGAACAcgtgaaaaacacacacaaacaaaaaaacgatatttattggagcgggtctttaaaagaaattcaaataaaGCTAACTTTCCATGACTAAACTCagctaaaatgcaaaataagaggcaaaaagaacagaaatgtttgtaataaaaaataacaataatttcaTAAACCATGTAAAGCCCACTACTAaaaattcacagatttttttttaaatgattaagatggtttttaaactcacaaaaaatggAGGATGTAATTTTTGTTAGCTATAGATAGCATGTTGagtgatttggtaagttttagCTTACAGTAACAACACATTCTGCCATTTAAAAGCGCCTTATTTCtacaatgttttaattttgatccacacatttttaacactgtGTAActatattattaataattattagtcaacaaatttagtctttttcaaGACAACaagaagtcattttaaaaaatgaataacaatattTGAGTTAGTCCCAccataaagcttaaaaaaagctaaactttttcccgccaaaatcGAGTTTCAGATTTCATGGAGGCCGCCATTTTGAATTGTGCAAATAACGGCCTTATACTCCCTCTATTGGAGGGATATGGTACTACAGGGCATAAAACATGGATCATGTTATAATTAGTGGGTTTTTCAGTAAAGTTTTGATCATTCTAATGAACTAGGAGTCCCAGAAACGCGTTTATAAAATATGATGagttaattaaaaatctgtGGTAGCTCTCCTCTCCAAGTTCCAATAACCCTAACAACAATAAAGATCTGGCAGGAATCTGAAGCTTTTCTCTAATGAGACCTGCGTCCAGCGTGTCCTCTGTGACTTTGCTCCTCACTCGGAAGTCACTTTGGATAAAAGCGTCTCACAAATGATAAAGATAATGTAAAGTCTGGGTCATCTCTTtacaaacttgtaaaaaaaaaaaaacaccaaaagaaagACGGCCTTTCAGACGGCTGTCATTTATTACATAATTAAGCAGGCGGGTTATTTAGCATGCATGTCCAATATTTATTAATCTGTGCAAATTGCAGCATATGAGCACGTCGGTCTGAATCTCATCACAGGAGCCCAGTGAGCTGTGAAAAACCTCTCTTCTGCAGCTGTCCAGTCTCTGCTTTTCAACCCAACATGAAGATTCCAGAGATTCAGAGtcaaatgaaaccaaatatGTGCAATATAAACATAAAGGTGTAGCACAAGGGGGGAGAAAATCTGAGGATGATCTCCTGGATCAGATGCAAATCCCAACATGGAGTCCAGGAGATCAGATTGAACAGGAGAAACAACAACATGGAGGTAGATCCAGAGGATTAGGCTAAAAATAAGGAtcaaattcatgtttatttatgtcataaatgttgattaatttaattcatGGACTATTTCTAGGCAACAAACagcttttagttcattttgatgaaaaaaactcaaacttttagCCTGAAATCTAATtgctaatatttattatttagacgttattttttatctattgtagataactgatatctgaaaacgctaatgctgatagctgtaaacactga
This Oryzias melastigma strain HK-1 linkage group LG2, ASM292280v2, whole genome shotgun sequence DNA region includes the following protein-coding sequences:
- the n6amt1 gene encoding methyltransferase N6AMT1 — protein: MCSSFPTPDYSHAGRGDFQDVYEPAEDSFLLINALERDAEALRSNNPDVCVEVGSGSGVVSAFLASVVGPSALFICTDVNPAAAECTATTASCNGVSLQPVVTDLVESLLPQLSGKVDVLLFNPPYVVTPSEEVGSRGIEAAWAGGERGREVTDRFLPLVGELLSLKGVFYLITIAENDPEEIIRVLGESGLQGVSCLSARAANERLAVLRFRRKLQP